The Acidobacteriota bacterium genome contains the following window.
TCCGGCTTTATGTCCTGGGGCTCCACCCCTTCCTTCCTCAACTTGACGAACTCCGAGGAAAGGCCCTTTATCTGGAATTCAGGATTTAATGAGACCCTTACCGCCCGTTTCGTCTTCACATCGATCAAGGTGAGGGCGTTTTTGGAGTAGTCGAGCTTCTCGATGTTGCTCTTGCCAAAGGTGCAACCGGTAGCCACCTGTACGCCATCGACAAAGCACATCGTGGCGTGGGCAAAGCCGGTTTCCACGAGACAGTGGAGCTCCTTATTCTTTGCCCGGGAGACACCGAGCGCCCTCATCGCGGAAAGACCTGCCCTTATGCCGAGGGGCATCGCCGGGCATTTGTGCCCGTGGAATTTTATGCCCAATTCAAGAAGCGATCTATCATACATTTTCTTCCCTCCTTTCTTTCCCCTGTAGAGGGGCAAAGGGTTTCAATTTAGCCCATTATTTTTCCCTTTGTCAAGTATATTTTTATATTCGGATAGAGGAATATTAAGGAGTAAAAAAATCCC
Protein-coding sequences here:
- a CDS encoding formylmethanofuran dehydrogenase, yielding MYDRSLLELGIKFHGHKCPAMPLGIRAGLSAMRALGVSRAKNKELHCLVETGFAHATMCFVDGVQVATGCTFGKSNIEKLDYSKNALTLIDVKTKRAVRVSLNPEFQIKGLSSEFVKLRKEGVEPQDIKPEIIDPLIEKIWNAPDEEILVVGDVFEIDFEPRKGTFEWSRCEKCGEVVFAHGLRVIEGKKFCLPCSGDIG